From the genome of Gemmatimonadaceae bacterium, one region includes:
- a CDS encoding sulfatase, whose translation MKRVAWLAASVVVAFALATLSRSADAQTRLPNIVVIVADDMGYADIGVHGSKDISTPNIDALAATGIRFTDGYVSGPFCSPTRAGLMTGRYPQRFGHEMNIVGPGSNEWGLPVEERTIADRLKAAGYRTAVIGKWHLGSAPRFHPLERGFDEFFGFLGAAHSYMPSHAGDTTTDMVDGRSVVPAAAYLTEALADRSADFIKRHRSRPFFLYLAFNAPHLPLEATERYVARFPRIADQRRRTYAAMLSAMDDGIGKTMAALRTEGLDENTLIFFFSDNGGPIRMAGDNASSNAPLRGSKRQMWEGGVRVPFIIRWKGHIPEGRTDSRPIIQHDVFATSLAAAGIPVNSEWKLDGVNLLPFLTGAASGSPHDVLYWRLGGMMAVRQGDWKLVKMHDGLPRKDSVGMKDLLAAELYNLKTDIGETKNLAAANPDKVRELAAVWLRWSDQLAKPRWYPSPNAAPPEYR comes from the coding sequence ATGAAGCGAGTCGCATGGTTAGCCGCGTCGGTCGTCGTCGCATTCGCTCTTGCGACACTCAGTCGTTCGGCAGACGCCCAGACCAGGCTACCCAACATCGTCGTCATCGTCGCCGACGACATGGGTTACGCGGATATCGGCGTGCACGGCAGCAAGGACATTTCCACGCCCAACATCGATGCGCTGGCCGCGACCGGTATTCGATTCACTGACGGCTACGTCAGCGGACCCTTCTGCAGCCCCACTCGTGCCGGGCTAATGACGGGGCGCTATCCGCAACGGTTCGGACACGAGATGAATATCGTCGGTCCGGGCTCTAACGAGTGGGGCCTGCCTGTGGAGGAACGCACTATTGCGGATCGTCTAAAGGCAGCGGGCTACCGAACGGCCGTAATCGGCAAATGGCACCTTGGATCCGCTCCTCGATTTCATCCGCTGGAGCGGGGATTCGACGAGTTTTTCGGCTTTCTGGGTGCTGCGCATTCGTACATGCCATCCCATGCCGGCGACACCACCACTGATATGGTCGACGGAAGGTCAGTCGTGCCTGCAGCGGCTTACCTCACGGAAGCGCTTGCCGACCGGTCAGCCGATTTCATCAAGCGGCACCGGTCGCGGCCGTTCTTTCTCTATCTCGCCTTCAATGCCCCGCACTTGCCGCTCGAGGCGACCGAACGTTACGTCGCGAGATTTCCCCGCATCGCCGACCAACGGCGTCGCACGTATGCTGCAATGTTGTCCGCTATGGACGACGGCATCGGCAAAACGATGGCGGCGCTGCGCACCGAGGGGCTGGATGAGAACACGCTGATCTTCTTCTTCAGCGACAACGGGGGGCCGATAAGAATGGCAGGCGACAACGCCTCGAGCAATGCGCCGTTACGAGGCTCAAAGCGACAAATGTGGGAAGGCGGGGTCCGCGTGCCATTCATCATACGCTGGAAGGGACACATTCCCGAGGGGCGAACAGACTCGCGCCCGATCATTCAGCATGATGTGTTCGCAACTTCGCTCGCAGCGGCAGGGATACCGGTGAATTCCGAATGGAAGCTCGACGGCGTGAACCTTCTCCCCTTCCTCACCGGTGCGGCGTCCGGATCGCCACACGACGTGCTCTACTGGCGGCTCGGCGGGATGATGGCTGTTCGCCAGGGTGACTGGAAGCTTGTGAAGATGCACGATGGACTGCCCCGGAAGGACAGCGTCGGCATGAAAGACCTGCTCGCCGCGGAGCTTTACAACCTGAAAACTGACATCGGCGAGACAAAGAACCTCGCGGCCGCGAACCCCGACAAGGTTCGCGAGCTCGCTGCCGTCTGGCTTCGCTGGAGCGATCAGCTTGCGAAACCAAGGTGGTACCCGTCGCCGAACGCCGCACCGCCGGAGTACCGATGA
- a CDS encoding NifU family protein gives MSVLRRRSERAAAAVERNITNVLAEVGPLLRIEHCRIEVAEYFGATGQVTLRIDGTCPDCDLSPATFMPAIEAHLKLRVPEVREVRVIDK, from the coding sequence ATGAGCGTTCTTCGACGGAGAAGCGAGCGTGCCGCCGCGGCGGTCGAGCGTAATATCACAAATGTGCTCGCCGAAGTCGGTCCATTGCTGAGGATCGAGCACTGTCGTATCGAAGTCGCTGAATACTTCGGCGCCACCGGCCAGGTGACGCTGCGAATAGACGGCACCTGCCCCGATTGCGATCTCTCGCCAGCTACTTTCATGCCGGCGATCGAGGCGCATCTCAAGCTGCGAGTTCCGGAGGTGCGAGAAGTCCGCGTGATCGACAAGTGA